One part of the Vicia villosa cultivar HV-30 ecotype Madison, WI unplaced genomic scaffold, Vvil1.0 ctg.000828F_1_1, whole genome shotgun sequence genome encodes these proteins:
- the LOC131631455 gene encoding equilibrative nucleotide transporter 6-like has product FEKSKNGLRKGALLSLAISTFFELLSVLVYAFYFPKLSIVKYYRSKASSEGATTVAADLAVAGIQTNQQVECDLNEQERLGTKKLFLQNIDHAFALFLTYVLTLSILPGFLYEDTGLHRLGEWYPLVLISVYNITDLISSYIPIFKCLKWESRKGLLITSLSRFLLIPAFYFTARYGDQGWMILLVSYLGLSNGYLTVCIYTLVPKGYKGPEQNTLGNLLALWMLSGILVGVSLGWLWTVGKSEKF; this is encoded by the exons TGTTAAGTCTAGCCATCTCAACATTTTTTGAACTTCTAAGTGTTCTGgtatatgccttttattttccaAAATTGTCTATAGTTAAGTATTACCGTTCAAAAGCATCTTCAGAAGGAGCAACAACAGTTGCAGCAGATCTTGCAGTTGCCGGAATCCAGACAAACCAACAA GTTGAATGTGATCTTAATGAACAAGAGCGGTTAGGAACTAAGAAGCTTTTTCTTCAAAACATTGACCATGCATTTGCCTTATTCCTTACATATGTCTTGACCCTATCTATTTTGCCTGGATTTTTGTATGAAGATACTGGATTGCATAGGCTAGGAGAATG GTACCCACTTGTTTTGATCTCTGTGTACAACATCACTGATTTGATTTCATCCTACATTCCCATCTTCAAGTGCTTGAAGTGGGAATCAAGAAAGGGATTGCTAATCACATCTCTTTCTAGATTCTTGTTGATTCCAGCCTTTTACTTCACTGCTAGATATGGTGATCAAGGATGGATGATTCTTCTGGTATCATATTTGGGATTGTCCAATGGATATCTCACTGTATGCATTTACACATTGGTCCCTAAGGGGTACAAG GGTCCAGAGCAGAACACTTTGGGCAATTTGCTTGCTCTATGGATGTTAAGCGGTATACTTGTTGGCGTCTCTCTTGGTTGGCTATGGACAGTTGGAAAATCAGAAAAATTCTGA